In Ascaphus truei isolate aAscTru1 chromosome 7, aAscTru1.hap1, whole genome shotgun sequence, one genomic interval encodes:
- the LOC142499231 gene encoding heterogeneous nuclear ribonucleoprotein L-like isoform X1: MAAAAAVAGRYYGTEGGRAPKRQKTDGTDDNVAASAVRNQEGYEDPHKTPASPVVHVRGLIDGVVESDLVEALQEFGVISYVVVMPKKRQALVEYEDVLGACNAVNYAADNQIYVAGHPGFVNYSTSQKISRPMDSGDDSRGVNNVLLFTILNPIYSITTDVLYTICNPCGPVQRIVIFRKNGVQSMVEFDSVQSAQRAKASLNGADVYSGCCTLKIEYAKPTRLNVFKNDQDTCDYTNPTLSGQGDPASNPNKRQRNPPLLGDHPADYGGPHGGYHSHYDETYGPPPPHYEGRRMGGGPPPVGAPRRAPSRYTPQYGQPPPPQEYGPQADSPVLMVYGLDPSKMNCDRVFNVFCLYGNVEKVKFMKSKPGAAMVEMADGYSVDRALSHLNNNFMFGQKLSVCVSKQQSIVPGQSYGLEDGSCSFKVFSGSRNNRFSSPEQAAKNRIQHPSNVLHFFNAPSEVTEQNFLEICEELGGKKPASVKVFSGKSDRSSSGLLEWEAKSDALETLSLLNHYQMKNPNGPYPYTLKLCFSTAQHAS; the protein is encoded by the exons ATGGCAGCAGCTGCAGCGGTGGCAGGAAGATATTACGGGACTGAGGGCGGCAGGGCCCCGAAGAGGCAGAAAACCGACGGCACAGACGACAACGTGGCGGCCTCCGCGGTAAGAAACCAG GAAGGATACGAGGACCCCCACAAGACACCGGCATCCCCGGTTGTCCATGTGCGGGGGCTGATCGATGGTGTGGTGGAGTCAGATCTCGTTGAGGCTCTGCAGGAGTTTGGAGTTATCAG TTATGTGGTAGTGATGCCCAAGAAGAGACAGGCCCTGGTGGAGTACGAGGACGTCCTGGGCGCCTGCAATGCTGTTAACTATGCGGCAGACAATCAGATCTATGTGGCGGGTCACCCAGGATTTGTGAACTATTCCACCAGCCAGAAAATTTCCCGCCCTATGGATTCTGGTGACGACTCACGAGGTGTCAACAATGTGCTCCTCTTCACCATTCTCAACCCCATTTACTCAATCACCACG GATGTGCTGTACACCATCTGTAATCCATGCGGGCCTGTCCAGAGGATTGTCATCTTTAGGAAGAATGGAGTCCAGTCCATGGTGGAAT TTGATTCTGTGCAAAGCGCCCAGCGTGCAAAGGCCTCCCTGAACGGAGCAGACGTCTACTCTGGATGTTGCACCCTTAAGATCGAATATGCCAAG CCCACACGACTGAATGTGTTCAAGAACGATCAGGACACCTGTGATTACACTAACCCCACGCTGAGCGGACAAG GTGATCCAGCTAGCAATCCCAACAAACGCCAGAGGAATCCCCCGCTACTGGGTGACCACCCTGCTGATTATG GAGGTCCTCACGGAGGGTATCACAGTCACTATGACGAGACGTATGGGCCACCACCACCCCACTATGAGGGGAGAAGGATGGGCGGGGGCCCCCCTCCTGTTGGAGCCCCCCGCAGGGCCCCAAGCCGCTACACGCCTCAGTATGGACAGCCACCCCCACCCCAAGAATACGGTCCCCAGGCTGATAGCCCTGTGTTGATGGTGTACGGGCTTGATCCCAGCAAGATGAATTGCGACCGTGTTTTCAACGTCTTCTGCCTGTATGGCAATGTGGAAAAG GTGAAATTTATGAAGAGTAAGCCAGGTGCGGCCATGGTGGAAATGGCAGATGGATACTCTGTGGATCGTGCGCTCTCTCACCTGAACAATAACTTCATGTTTGGGCAGAAGCTGAGTGTCTG cGTGTCGAAGCAGCAGTCTATCGTGCCTGGCCAGTCATATGGTCTGGAAGATGGGTCCTGCAGCTTCAAAGTGTTCAGCGGCTCTCGCAACAACAGGTTCTCCTCCCCCGAGCAGGCCGCAAAGAACAGGATTCAGCACCCAAGCAATGTGTTGCATTTCTTCAATGCGCCTTCAGAGGTGACAGAGCAGAACTTCCTGGAG aTTTGTGAAGAGTTGGGTGGGAAGAAGCCGGCTTCAGTCAAGGTCTTTTCCGGGAAGA
- the LOC142499231 gene encoding heterogeneous nuclear ribonucleoprotein L-like isoform X2 produces MAAAAAVAGRYYGTEGGRAPKRQKTDGTDDNVAASAEGYEDPHKTPASPVVHVRGLIDGVVESDLVEALQEFGVISYVVVMPKKRQALVEYEDVLGACNAVNYAADNQIYVAGHPGFVNYSTSQKISRPMDSGDDSRGVNNVLLFTILNPIYSITTDVLYTICNPCGPVQRIVIFRKNGVQSMVEFDSVQSAQRAKASLNGADVYSGCCTLKIEYAKPTRLNVFKNDQDTCDYTNPTLSGQGDPASNPNKRQRNPPLLGDHPADYGGPHGGYHSHYDETYGPPPPHYEGRRMGGGPPPVGAPRRAPSRYTPQYGQPPPPQEYGPQADSPVLMVYGLDPSKMNCDRVFNVFCLYGNVEKVKFMKSKPGAAMVEMADGYSVDRALSHLNNNFMFGQKLSVCVSKQQSIVPGQSYGLEDGSCSFKVFSGSRNNRFSSPEQAAKNRIQHPSNVLHFFNAPSEVTEQNFLEICEELGGKKPASVKVFSGKSDRSSSGLLEWEAKSDALETLSLLNHYQMKNPNGPYPYTLKLCFSTAQHAS; encoded by the exons ATGGCAGCAGCTGCAGCGGTGGCAGGAAGATATTACGGGACTGAGGGCGGCAGGGCCCCGAAGAGGCAGAAAACCGACGGCACAGACGACAACGTGGCGGCCTCCGCG GAAGGATACGAGGACCCCCACAAGACACCGGCATCCCCGGTTGTCCATGTGCGGGGGCTGATCGATGGTGTGGTGGAGTCAGATCTCGTTGAGGCTCTGCAGGAGTTTGGAGTTATCAG TTATGTGGTAGTGATGCCCAAGAAGAGACAGGCCCTGGTGGAGTACGAGGACGTCCTGGGCGCCTGCAATGCTGTTAACTATGCGGCAGACAATCAGATCTATGTGGCGGGTCACCCAGGATTTGTGAACTATTCCACCAGCCAGAAAATTTCCCGCCCTATGGATTCTGGTGACGACTCACGAGGTGTCAACAATGTGCTCCTCTTCACCATTCTCAACCCCATTTACTCAATCACCACG GATGTGCTGTACACCATCTGTAATCCATGCGGGCCTGTCCAGAGGATTGTCATCTTTAGGAAGAATGGAGTCCAGTCCATGGTGGAAT TTGATTCTGTGCAAAGCGCCCAGCGTGCAAAGGCCTCCCTGAACGGAGCAGACGTCTACTCTGGATGTTGCACCCTTAAGATCGAATATGCCAAG CCCACACGACTGAATGTGTTCAAGAACGATCAGGACACCTGTGATTACACTAACCCCACGCTGAGCGGACAAG GTGATCCAGCTAGCAATCCCAACAAACGCCAGAGGAATCCCCCGCTACTGGGTGACCACCCTGCTGATTATG GAGGTCCTCACGGAGGGTATCACAGTCACTATGACGAGACGTATGGGCCACCACCACCCCACTATGAGGGGAGAAGGATGGGCGGGGGCCCCCCTCCTGTTGGAGCCCCCCGCAGGGCCCCAAGCCGCTACACGCCTCAGTATGGACAGCCACCCCCACCCCAAGAATACGGTCCCCAGGCTGATAGCCCTGTGTTGATGGTGTACGGGCTTGATCCCAGCAAGATGAATTGCGACCGTGTTTTCAACGTCTTCTGCCTGTATGGCAATGTGGAAAAG GTGAAATTTATGAAGAGTAAGCCAGGTGCGGCCATGGTGGAAATGGCAGATGGATACTCTGTGGATCGTGCGCTCTCTCACCTGAACAATAACTTCATGTTTGGGCAGAAGCTGAGTGTCTG cGTGTCGAAGCAGCAGTCTATCGTGCCTGGCCAGTCATATGGTCTGGAAGATGGGTCCTGCAGCTTCAAAGTGTTCAGCGGCTCTCGCAACAACAGGTTCTCCTCCCCCGAGCAGGCCGCAAAGAACAGGATTCAGCACCCAAGCAATGTGTTGCATTTCTTCAATGCGCCTTCAGAGGTGACAGAGCAGAACTTCCTGGAG aTTTGTGAAGAGTTGGGTGGGAAGAAGCCGGCTTCAGTCAAGGTCTTTTCCGGGAAGA
- the LOC142499232 gene encoding ADP-ribosylation factor 6-like translates to MGKMLSKVFGNKEMRILMLGLDAAGKTTILYKLKLGQSVTTIPTVGFNVETVTYKNVKFNVWDVGGQDKIRPLWRHYYTGTQGLIFVVDCADRDRIDEARQELHRIINDREMRDAIILIFANKQDLLDAMKPHEIQEKLGLTRIRDRNWYVQPSCANTGEGLYEGLMWLTSNYKS, encoded by the coding sequence ATGGGGAAGATGCTGTCGAAGGTTTTTGGGAACAAGGAGATGCGGATTCTGATGTTGGGCCTTGACGCCGCGGGAAAGACCACCATCCTATACAAGTTGAAGCTGGGCCAGTCAGTCACCACAATCCCCACTGTGGGCTTCAACGTGGAGACCGTCACCTACAAGAACGTAAAGTTCAACGTATGGGACGTAGGCGGGCAGGACAAGATTCGTCCGCTCTGGAGGCACTACTACACAGGCACCCAGGGGCTCATCTTTGTGGTGGACTGTGCCGACCGCGACCGTATTGACGAGGCGAGGCAGGAGCTCCACCGCATTATCAATGACCGAGAAATGCGAGATGCCATCATTCTCATCTTCGCCAACAAGCAGGACCTGCTGGACGCCATGAAACCCCACGAGATCCAGGAGAAGTTGGGACTGACACGCATCAGAGACAGGAACTGGTACGTTCAGCCGTCTTGTGCCAACACCGGAGAGGGACTTTACGAGGGCCTCATGTGGCTGACATCAAACTACAAATCCTAA